GCGGCCATTGCCGAGGCCGACGATGGAAGCCTCTGGCTCAGCCGCCAGGATGCACTGGAACAGCATCGCTGGGATGGACGCGCGCTGCAGCGGCTGCGCCGGTTCGATGGCGCGCAGGGCTACCCGCTGCTGCGCGCCGAGGCACTGGTGGTGGATGGCCAGGGCGTGGTGTGGGCCGGTGCCGCGCGCGGCATGGTGCGGCTGGACCCGGCGCGCGGTGGGGTGCGCGTGCTGGGCAGCGCCGAGGGCCTGCCGGTGCAGGAGATTCTTGCGCACCGGCTGGTACGGCTTGGCACCGGGGCGCTGGCCGCCGCCGTGCGCGAGGGCGGACTGCTGCTGATCGACCCGGCGGCCGTGGTCGAGCGTGGCCCGCCGCCGGTATTGGTGGTCAACGCGGTGCGCGTCGAGCGCAATGGCACCCCGGTGACCGTGCGCGCCGATGCGGCGAACGTGGCATTGGCCAGCAGCGACCGCAACATTCAGATCGCGGTCAATCTGCTGGGCGCGGGCGATGCCGATCGCATCCAGCATCGGTTCCGACTGGACGGGCACGACCCGGACTGGGTGGAGACCGGGCCGGTTGCGCTGCGCACTTTCGCGCGCCTACCGCCGGGCGAGCACCGCGTGGAGATACAGGCACGGCATGGCGAAGGGACGTGGTCGGCGCCTTCCGAACGGCTGCTGCAGGTCGCGCCGGGGTGGTGGGAGACCGCCGCAGGCAAGGGTGTAGTACTGATGTTGGTGACCCTGGTGGTGGTCCTGCTGGGCCGGCTGGTCACATGCGTGTTGCGGCAGCGGGCCGCCCTGCGCGAGGCGCGCGTGCAGCGCTGCCTGGCCGAGCAGGCGTCGGCGCGCCGCACGCGGTTCCTGGGGCGTCTTGGCAGGCGCATCCGCATCCCGATGACGATCATCGCCGGCTGGAGCGAACTGCTGCTGCAAGGACCGCTCTCGCCGCCACAGCAGGCACGCGCCGACAGCCTGCGCCGCGCAGGCCTGCACCTGGTGCAACTGGTGGACGACGCCCTGGACCTGGCCAGCATCGAAGCCGGGCGCCTGCAGCTGGACCACGTGGCGTTTTCGCCGGTCGCCCTGCTGCACGACCTGCACGCGCTGATGGCGCCGGTGGCCGATGCAAAGGGCGTGCGGCTGCACTGGAGCAGCCACCTGGATCCGCAGCGATGGCTGCTGGGCGACCCGCGGCGGTTGCGTCAGATACTGCTCAACCTGGTCGGCAATGCGCTGAAGTTCACCGCGCAGGGAAGCGTCGAGGTATCGGTGCAACCGGGTGCGGGAGGGCAGGGCCTGCAGCTGGTGGTGGCCGACACGGGACCGGGCATGACCGCAGCCCAGGTGCAGCGGTTGTTCCAGCGCTTCGAACAGGCCGATGGGGCCGCGACGATGGCGCGCCACGGCGGCAGTGGCCTGGGGTTGGCGATCAGCCGCGAACTGGCCCAGGCGATGGGGGGCGATATCACGGTCGACAGCCGGCCGGGGCTCGGCACCCGGTTCGAGGTGCAGGTGCCGCTGGCAACCACATCACCCCCGACAATCGCGCCTGCCACGGACGCGGTGACCGGTGAGGCGGTGCTGGTTGGCATGTCGGTCCTGTTGGTGTTGCCGGATCCGGACATCGCCGAGGTCGTTGCGGCGCTCTTGCGCGCGCAGGGGTGTCGGGTGGCCGTGGGGTGTGATGATGCGAGGGCCGTGCCCGGCGTACCGGACGCACCGTGGCAGCTGCTGGCAACCGATCCGGATCTGCGGATCGGCGATGTGTTGGCCGGCGCGTGGCTGGCGCGGCGCTGGCCCGGGGTGCCGCGACTGGCGTTCACCGCGCGTGCCGACGCCGATGCAGAACGCGATGCGATGGCGGCCGGCTACGCTGCGTTCGTCCGGCTGCCCCTGGGCGATGCCGCCCTGCGTGCGGCCCTGCTGCAGTGCCGGGCAGGACGATGACGTGCCGGTTGGCATGCCGGTGCATGGCCCTGTTGCTGCTGGCATTGTTCGCATCGGCCGCGGCGGCGCGCTTGCCCGAGGCCGCTCGTTTCACTACCGCCGATGGCCTGCCTTCCAATGCCGTGCACCAGGTTGTCCAGGATCGGCAGGGGTACCTGTGGTTCGCCACCGACGATGGGCTCGCGCGTTTCGATGGACGCCAGTTCCGCCTCTGGCGCCGCGAGCAGGGATTGGCCGACAACGCGCTGCTCAGTCTGGCCGTAGACGCCCAGGACCAGCTCTGGATGGGCACCGGCTATGGCACGCTGATGCGGATGTCGGCCGATCGCAGCCGGATCGACGGGTTTGGTGGCGACACCCACCCGGCCTTGGCCGGGGTGCCGATCAGCGCGGTGCTGCCCGACGCAGAAGGCGGGGTGTGGTTCGGTAGCCGTGGCGCCGGACTGTTCCGACTGGACCCGCAGCAGCGCATCCGCCAGTTCCTGCCGACCCTGCGCGATGACGGGGTGCCGGCGGGCGATGTCGGGTACTTGTTGGCCGATGACCGTGGCGTGCTGTGGATAGGCACATCGCACGGGTTGGCCTGTTGGCAGGCCGGGCGCTTCCATCGGCCGCCCGATCCCCGCCTGGCCCAGGCGTCGGTCACCGGACTGCACCAGGACACCGCAGGCGTGGTGTGGGCCAGCACGGCGGTGGGCCAGTGGCATGGCACCGCGTGCAGCACGTTGCAGGCCGCACCGGTGCCTGCACCGCGCCGGTTGTTGGGCATCGGTTCCGACGGGGCGCACTGGCTGGCCGAAGCCGACCGGATCTGGCGCCAGCCAGTGGACGGCGCGGCTGCAACGCCGGTGTCGCTCGCCGCGGCCGGGCGCGGCGCACCGCCCAGCCTGCGGGCGGTCTTCGAGGATCGGGATGGGGGCGTCTGGCTGCTGGGACGCCACCTGGGCATGTGGCGCCTGCTGCCGCGCTGGTCCCGGTTCACGCGGCAGCAGGCGCCCGCGCGTCGGTTGGGGCTGGACGGATTTTTGCCCGAATCGGCCCGGGTAAGTGAGGAACTGGCCTGCGACAACGCACGCTATTGGCGCATCCACAACGGCATGCTGGAGGGCCGTGGACCGGCGCGGCGCCGCCAGGTGCGCTGGCCGCTTCAGGGGGCTGGGCAGGCACCGCTGCGCGGGCCGGTGTCGCTGCACTGCGCCGGCGACGGTGGCGTGTGGCTGGGCAGCCGCGATGGGCTGA
This is a stretch of genomic DNA from Stenotrophomonas rhizophila. It encodes these proteins:
- a CDS encoding ATP-binding protein, with amino-acid sequence MSRTRRRIGSRWLIALVLGCWPWALLAAVLDLPWPRQLGVIDGLPTTGIHAMAEDATGYLWMASSEGLLRFDGRRSRVWGDEHGLHDTTLRALHVDAADRVWVGTVSQGLLMLGGDRRRFERAGTQMPWAVRSGTIHAIAGGGGSTLWVIGSDHRLYMLPALDARWQVVDAAADTVTALAIDHAGRLWVGTSQGLRRFADGRLQRAGTPPGADGPIQAVWPDPQGGIHASNGVRTWREAKGRTSGTTPGTGRPLLRSTDGALWTQRDTGLYLSRGTHTQRVPLRPLQGPSTRAVEMDAAVQDRHGDIWFLSRTHGVWRLPARWREFTALPMAGEGLPGIRSHYALALAGAADGRLWVAGSQGRLQRLDLRTGASSDHLDLPHAGLSVQPVGMAEDRQQRLWIASAGQLTRYDPARGEVRRWPLDWPSADGALHLQVCPDGTVWLAGSGQIQQWSPHGQRQLAQPPGDLGLSGAMSRRQLLCARDGVLWATDRDGLKTWDAPRGRFVAAERTGAAVAAIAEADDGSLWLSRQDALEQHRWDGRALQRLRRFDGAQGYPLLRAEALVVDGQGVVWAGAARGMVRLDPARGGVRVLGSAEGLPVQEILAHRLVRLGTGALAAAVREGGLLLIDPAAVVERGPPPVLVVNAVRVERNGTPVTVRADAANVALASSDRNIQIAVNLLGAGDADRIQHRFRLDGHDPDWVETGPVALRTFARLPPGEHRVEIQARHGEGTWSAPSERLLQVAPGWWETAAGKGVVLMLVTLVVVLLGRLVTCVLRQRAALREARVQRCLAEQASARRTRFLGRLGRRIRIPMTIIAGWSELLLQGPLSPPQQARADSLRRAGLHLVQLVDDALDLASIEAGRLQLDHVAFSPVALLHDLHALMAPVADAKGVRLHWSSHLDPQRWLLGDPRRLRQILLNLVGNALKFTAQGSVEVSVQPGAGGQGLQLVVADTGPGMTAAQVQRLFQRFEQADGAATMARHGGSGLGLAISRELAQAMGGDITVDSRPGLGTRFEVQVPLATTSPPTIAPATDAVTGEAVLVGMSVLLVLPDPDIAEVVAALLRAQGCRVAVGCDDARAVPGVPDAPWQLLATDPDLRIGDVLAGAWLARRWPGVPRLAFTARADADAERDAMAAGYAAFVRLPLGDAALRAALLQCRAGR